The Doryrhamphus excisus isolate RoL2022-K1 chromosome 1, RoL_Dexc_1.0, whole genome shotgun sequence genome includes a window with the following:
- the gpr27 gene encoding probable G-protein coupled receptor 27 translates to MANSSAFESSPSFHNHASAASALKLASLGLITGVSLLGNASLSALLLKDSSLHKPPYYFLLDLCLADALRSAVCFPFVMASIGSGSAWPYGSLCCKLVAFASALFTFHVAFLLFCVSISRYMAIAHHRFYSKRMNVCTCMAVICMVWTLSAAMAFPPVFDVGTYRFVPEEEQCTFEHRYVKANDTLGFMLMLVVTVGTTHAVYCKMLCFVYNHRKMKPTQLVPAISQNWTFHGPGATGQAAANWIAGFGRGPTPPTLVGIRQAAHAGSRRLLVLDEFKTEKRIGKMYYMITLTFGVLWAPYIGTCYMRVFMHGAPVPQLYLSAAVWMTFAQAGANPIISFLFNKELRMRLRGCLPCCLGTQTPMEPFCVI, encoded by the coding sequence ATGGCGAACAGCAGCGCGTTCGAGAGCAGCCCGTCCTTCCACAACCACGCGTCCGCGGCCTCCGCGCTCAAGCTGGCCTCCCTGGGTCTCATCACGGGCGTCAGCCTGCTGGGCAACGCGTCGCTGTCGGCGCTGCTCTTAAAGGACAGCTCGCTGCACAAACCCCCCTACTATTTCCTCCTGGATCTGTGCCTGGCCGACGCGCTCCGCTCCGCCGTGTGTTTCCCCTTCGTGATGGCTTCCATCGGCAGCGGCTCGGCTTGGCCGTACGGCTCGCTGTGCTGCAAGCTCGTCGCCTTCGCGTCGGCGCTCTTCACCTTCCACGTCGCCTTCCTGCTCTTCTGCGTCAGCATCAGCCGCTACATGGCCATCGCCCACCACCGCTTCTACTCCAAGCGGATGAACGTGTGTACGTGCATGGCGGTCATCTGCATGGTGTGGACGCTGTCCGCCGCCATGGCTTTCCCTCCCGTGTTCGACGTGGGCACGTACCGCTTCGTGCCGGAGGAGGAGCAGTGCACCTTCGAGCACCGCTACGTGAAGGCGAACGACACGCTGGGCTTCATGCTGATGCTGGTCGTCACCGTGGGGACCACCCACGCCGTTTACTGTAAGATGCTGTGCTTCGTTTACAATCACCGCAAAATGAAACCCACTCAGCTGGTCCCGGCCATCAGCCAGAACTGGACCTTCCACGGGCCCGGGGCCACGGGGCAGGCCGCCGCCAACTGGATCGCCGGCTTCGGCAGAGGACCCACGCCGCCGACCTTGGTGGGCATCAGGCAAGCGGCGCACGCCGGCAGCAGGCGGCTTCTGGTGCTGGATGAGTTCAAAACGGAGAAACGCATCGGGAAGATGTACTACATGATCACGCTGACCTTCGGCGTCCTTTGGGCGCCCTACATCGGCACCTGCTACATGAGGGTGTTCATGCACGGGGCGCCCGTCCCGCAGCTCTACTTGTCGGCCGCCGTGTGGATGACTTTTGCTCAGGCCGGCGCCAACCCCATCATCAGCTTCCTGTTCAACAAGGAGCTCCGGATGCGCCTCAGAGGCTGCCTGCCTTGCTGCCTGGGCACGCAGACCCCCATGGAGCCGTTCTGCGTCATCTGA
- the prok2 gene encoding prokineticin-2: MKSFFLMFFFLISVSNGSSAVITGACEKDSQCGGGMCCAVSLWIRSLHMCTPMGQEGHGCHPLSHKVPFFRKRLHHTCPCLPNLACVTVEEGRSKCLPYQTEQDYI, from the exons ATGAAATCCTTCTTTTTGATGTTCTTCTTCCTCATCTCGGTGTCCAACGGATCCTCGGCCGTCATCACGGGA gCGTGCGAGAAAGACTCCCAGTGCGGAGGAGGGATGTGTTGTGCGGTGAGTTTGTGGATTCGCAGCCTGCATATGTGTACACCCATGGGCCAGGAAGGACACGGCTGTCACCCCCTGAGCCACAAA GTTCCTTTCTTCAGGAAAAGACTCCATCATACGTGTCCATGTCTTCCCAACCTGGCGTGCGTGACGGTAGAGGAGGGAAGATCCAAATGTCTGCCATACCAGACAGAGCAAGATTACATCTGA